The Kribbella amoyensis genomic sequence CGGCGGCTCGATCGGCGGGTGCCCAGCTCGTACGGCATCGCGTGCGCGACCTGCGGGTGGACGGCGACACGGTGCTGTTGGACGGGTCGCTCACGGGGCGCATCGTGATCGGAGCCGACGGTGCGCACTCCGTCGTACGCCGGGTCGCCGGTGGTCGCCGTGGTCCGACTGCGCTCGCGTTGCGGGGGTATGCGCCGACGCCGCCGAACCGGTCCGCGCAGCAGGCGATCGTGTACGGTCCAGGGCCGCAACCGTCGTACGCGTGGTCCTTCGACCGGGGTGACGGTCTGTCCAACGTCGGGTACGGCGAAGCGCTCACCGGACGACGCCAGCACCCGACCCGGACCGAGTTGCTGAACCGGCTGGAGGACCTGCTGCCGGGTGCGACGGACGGCGGTACGGACTGGCGGGCGCACCACCTGCCGCTGACGAGCTGGAGCTGGCGCCCGGGGAAGGGCCGAGTCCTGCTCACCGGCGACGCGGCCGGCCTGGTGAATCCGATGACGGGTGAGGGCATCTACTACGCCGTGGCCACCGGTCTGTCGGCGGGACGAGCGGCTGCCGGGTCCCTCCGTGACGGTGACGGGCGCGGCGCGGGCACGGCTTACCGGCAGCTGAGTTCGCCGTTGAACCGGCACTTCCGCCACACCGCGTTGGCCGCGCTGCTGACCCAGTCCGGCCGGGTCCTCGACGCGGGGATCCGGGCGGCGGCCGCGGACCAGCAGGTGTTCGACGACCTGGTCGAGCTGGGCCTCGCCGACGGCGGCCTGACCCGCCCCCTCGTCCGCGGTTTGTTCGGCCGCTGAGTTTCCCGGCAGGTCCGTCGGGTACCCGGGCGGCATGGACATCTCGCGCCTGACTCCTGTGTACGAAGCCGGTGGTCCGTTCGCCACGGTCACGCTCGACGTCAGCCACGACAGCGAGACGGCGGCACGCGAGCACGAACTCAGGGTCCGGGACGCCGGTTCGGACCTGGATCGGCAAGGTGCGCCGGAAGCGGTGATCCGGGCGGTGACCGATCCGCTGGCCGAGAACCCGGCCGAGCCCGCCCCCCAGGCCCGGACCGTGGTCGGGAACCGGGACGGCGTCCGGTTCGACGAGCTCGTGCACCGGCAGGTGGACCAGGCAGCGGTGAGCTGGTCCGCGCTGCCCGACCTGGCCGGCTGGGTGCGACTTGCCCAGGGCAACATCCGGTTCGTGCTGGCGCTGGTCGACCACGTCGGCGGTGACGTCGCGGTGTACCGGTCGGAGGTGCCCGAGCCCGAGTTCGCGACCACGGCGGGCGGGGAGACGTACCACGTGCACAAGGTCCCGGTCGGCGGCTGGTCGGCACTGCGGTACCAGCACGAGACCGAGAACGTCTGGCGCCGGAACGCCGACGCGGTCGGCGACGAGGTGGAGAGCCGGGTACGCGAGGGCGTCAAGCTGGTCCTGGTCGCCGGCGACGCGCGCTCCGTGAGCCATCTGCTGAACCGGCTGGAGAAGGTTCAGGCGACCGTGGTCCGGCTGGACAGTGGTGGCCGCGCGGACGACGGTGGTGGCGAGGCGATGCGGCAGGCGATCCGCGAAGCGCTGCAGGAGTACGCGGTCGCGCGTCAGCTCGAACTGGTGCACCGGCTGAAGGACCGGCTCGGTCAGGGGTTCGCGGTCGCGACCGGGGTCCGGGACGTGGCCGACGCGTTCGTCCAAGGCCAGGTGGAAACGCTGCTGCTCGACCCGGACGGCGCCGCGGACCACGAGCTGCTCCCGAAGGACCACCCCGGCCTCGTCCTCGGCGACGTACCGGAAGACGAAGCGGTGCGCGCCGACCAAGCACTGCTCGCGGCGGCGGCTCTGACGAGCGCGGAGGTGACGGCGCTACCGCTGGTCGCCATCGCGGGGACGCCGGCGGCTGCCCTGCTGCGGTGGGACAACCACGAGAGCTGACCGCGGCCGCGCCGCGCTGAGATCGGAGGACGAGGATGGCTTGGTTGGCCAAGCTGAAGGAGCGCTGGTTCGCTCACCGCATCAACGAGGGCGACGCCCCGGCCGACACCGGAGTCGCCGCCAGCCGGGAAACCGGCGGAATCGCCGGCCACGACCCGACCGGCGACGCCCAGTCGACCACCGGCACCGGAAAGAACCAAACGTTCGTAGGCCGCCCAGCCGGCGACGACGACGGCTACACAGGCCGAACCGGAGCCGAAGCCCGAGCCGAGGAGAAGGAGTAGTACGCGTCGTGGGCTCGCTGGGCGGTAACTTCTCGGGGTGGACTCCACTGATCCCAAGGACTTGGTTCGCCGTGGGTACGACGCTGTTTCCGCGCGGTACGACGAGGTTTACGGTGCGGAGACGAAGTACGAGGCTCTGCTGAGTGAGATCTGCGAGCTGGTACCGGTGGGTGGGGCGGTGCTGGATGTCGGTTGCGGGAGTGGAGTGCCTGTCGCGCGGACGCTGGCGACCGCCGGGTACCGGGTTGTCGGGATCGATCTCAGCGAGGTGCAGGTCCGTCGGGCGCGGGAGCAGGTGCCTGCGGCGGAGTTCATCCACGCCGATGTGATGACGGCTTCCTTCGATCCAGCGTCGTTCGATGCCGTGGTCTCGTTGTTCGCGCTGATCCACCTTCCGCTGGCCGAGCAGCAGGATCTGCTCGGCCGGATCGCTGGCTGGCCTCGGCCGGGAGGTCACTTCGTGGCGACCACCGGGCACGGCGAATGGACCGGTACCGAAGAGAACCGGCTCGGCGGTGGAGCCCCGATGTGGTGGAGCCACGGGGACGCCGCCACCAACCGGAGCTGGATCCGGCAAGCAGGTCTGGAGATCGACCGAGAAGACTTCCTCCCCGAAGGCACCGGCGGCCACGCCCTCTTCTGGGCCCACCGCCCGGGAAACCCCACCTGACAACCAACCTCCACCCGCTCACGTCCAGCACCGCAGATCGCCCGCCGGGTCCACCCGCCTCAACCAAGCTGCGAGCTCGCTCGCGGACCCGGCCGCGGGTGACGTCGGCGGACCTGCGCACGTCAACTTTCGCTGGGTTCTCTCAGAAATCTCTTGTGTTCAAGGGGTTTCAGGCTTCTTGGGCGGTCGGGCCTGGGCGGAAGGCTGTTTCGCGCGGGGTCGGTTCGTGGCCTGCTTGGCAGCGGAGGACTACCTGGACTTCTGCTTCGCAGCCGCGGTGGTGGGCTACCAGAGGCGGACCGCCGGGGATCGGGAGGTGCTGGTCGCCCCACTGGACCAGGGCGACCAGGACCGGGTACAGGTCGAGGCCGGCTTCGGTGAGGCGGTACTCGGAGCGTTCCCGCTGGCCCGGGACGCGGTACGGGACACGGTGGAGGAGGCCTCGGTCGATCAGGCGGGTGAGGCGGTCGGTGAGGACCTGGCGGGGGATGTCGGTGCGGGCGCGGATGTCCTCGAAGCGGCGGACGCCGAGGAAGACCTCGCGGAGCACGTGGAACGTCCACTTCTCGCCGAGGATCTCCATCGTGCGGGAGATGGTGCAGTTGGCGGTGGACCAGCGCATCGCCTCGGGCAGGGTCTGCTCGGCTGTCATGGTTCGAGGATAGGTCTGCTTGACAGACTCAGCCAGTGCGGCGAACCTGACTCTGTGAATCAGACTCAGGTAGGCCGTGACGGTGTAGTCGTCCGGCCCGCGGTGGAGGCGGACCGGGACGCGCTCGCGAACATGCTGGCCGGGTTGTCCGAGCTGACCTTGTACTTCCGCTTCCAGACCGCGGTCGGGCGTCCGCCTCGGCCGTCGGTGGTGGAGCCCTTGCTCCGGCCGACGGGGGCCGCCTGGGTCGCCGAGCACGAGTGCCGGTTGATCGGTCACGTGATGTGGGCGTAGGCGCACGGCGACCTGGATTCGACGGCCGAGCTCGCCGTCGTCGTGAGCGAACCGCACCAGGGGAACGGGCTCGGGCTGCACCTGGTGTCGACCGCGGCCGCACACGCCCGGGCTGCCGGGGCGACCAGGTTCCTGCTCGTCGTGAGCGCCGCCAACGACAAGATGCTGCGGCTCGTCCGGCGGTACTGGCCGAGCCCGCGGACCGAGCGTGACGGGGCGCTCCTCACCTTCCTCGTCCCCGCGGTACTCCCCGCCCGGACCGCGCTGGTCTCGGCCTGAGGCCTGAGGGTCAGGCGCTGGCGACCGCCGGCCCGGCTTCGGTGCCGCCGCTGTTGTTGAGTGCGCGCCGGACCACCAGGCCGATCGCGATGAAGACGGCGCCCCAGATCAGTGCCATCACGCCGAGCAGGACGGCGATCCCGACCACGGCCGCGCCCGGGTTGGCAGTGAACAGGATGCCGAGCACGATCGAGAGCACGGCGCTGAGGACGAGCAGCCAGCGTGGGGTCAGCAGGTCGCTGCGGAAGGCGGCGAAGAGTTCGAACAGGCCGCGGACGATCAGCCAGATGCCGAGGATCCAGGTCAGCGCGACCGCCGTCGTCGAGGGGTGGAAGATCGCGAAGAACGCCACCACCAGCGAGACCACGCCGAGCCCGGCCAGCCACCACCGGTTCCCGCCGGACCGTTGCTGGAACGCCTGCACCAGTGCGCCGACCCCTTCCACCAGCGCCCAGAATCCCCACAGCAACGCCAGCGCGATCGCCGTCTCCAGCGGCCAGACGATGGCCAGGATGCCGAACACCACCGCGAGCGCGCCCCGGACCACGAGTATCTTCCAGCCGAGCGTCAACCACTCCCGATCCATCCCCGTCCCCTTCTCCGCCGGCTCCCGGACCCCTCCATCGTTCGCCGGTTTCGCGTCGTTGACAACCACCGGTCACGGATCGTGATCGTTGCGGCCGGCATCGGTGTGCGCGGTGCCCGCGAGCCGGCGGATCAGCGCGAGTACAACCCGGTCAGCCGGCCCTGGGCGAGGGCGAGGGAGACGGCCTCGCGGGCCTGGTCGAGCGAGGCGCCGTGGTTCAGCCCGGTCGGGGCCGGCAGGGCGTACACGGTGAAGCGGTAGTGGTGCGTACCGCTGGGCGGGCACGGTCCGAAGTACGACGGGTTGCCGGCCGAGTTCTTGCCCTGGACGACCGAGGTTCCCGAGTACGACTCCGGCAGCTCGGTCGTGTCGGGCGGGAGATCGAGGACGACCCAGTGGACGAACGTGCCCCGCGGCGCGTCCGGGTCGTCGAGGATCAGCGCGAGCGCCTGCGTCTCCGGCGGGACGTCCTGCCAGGCGAGCGGCGGTGAGACGTCGGCGCCGTCGCAGGTGTACCTGGCCGGGATCCGGTCGAAGTCCCCGAAGGCCGGGCTGGTCACGGTGATGAGGTTCGGTGCGGACATGGTCACCTCCGGTGCCGGCTGCGGGCGGGTGTCGCTGCACCCGCCCAGGATCGCCAGGGCAGCGAGCACCGCCGGAGCCAGGTGCGGTCGCACCCTGCCAGCGTCTCACCGTGCTCCCGAACCGGCCAGGGCCCTCGTCCCGGCATCCGGGACTCGCGGGAAAGCGGTTGCTGAC encodes the following:
- a CDS encoding HdeD family acid-resistance protein, which encodes MDREWLTLGWKILVVRGALAVVFGILAIVWPLETAIALALLWGFWALVEGVGALVQAFQQRSGGNRWWLAGLGVVSLVVAFFAIFHPSTTAVALTWILGIWLIVRGLFELFAAFRSDLLTPRWLLVLSAVLSIVLGILFTANPGAAVVGIAVLLGVMALIWGAVFIAIGLVVRRALNNSGGTEAGPAVASA
- a CDS encoding GNAT family N-acetyltransferase, with the protein product MDSTAELAVVVSEPHQGNGLGLHLVSTAAAHARAAGATRFLLVVSAANDKMLRLVRRYWPSPRTERDGALLTFLVPAVLPARTALVSA
- a CDS encoding NAD(P)/FAD-dependent oxidoreductase, encoding MKPVWDVVVVGAGPAGASAALGALAVDPRLSVLLLDREDFPRDKACGDGIAPHVLDLLADVGVTGVLDDWTPVRRFCLERGSLAVDRELARPTWVVPRTVFDERLVAAARSAGAQLVRHRVRDLRVDGDTVLLDGSLTGRIVIGADGAHSVVRRVAGGRRGPTALALRGYAPTPPNRSAQQAIVYGPGPQPSYAWSFDRGDGLSNVGYGEALTGRRQHPTRTELLNRLEDLLPGATDGGTDWRAHHLPLTSWSWRPGKGRVLLTGDAAGLVNPMTGEGIYYAVATGLSAGRAAAGSLRDGDGRGAGTAYRQLSSPLNRHFRHTALAALLTQSGRVLDAGIRAAAADQQVFDDLVELGLADGGLTRPLVRGLFGR
- a CDS encoding YbhB/YbcL family Raf kinase inhibitor-like protein — its product is MRPHLAPAVLAALAILGGCSDTRPQPAPEVTMSAPNLITVTSPAFGDFDRIPARYTCDGADVSPPLAWQDVPPETQALALILDDPDAPRGTFVHWVVLDLPPDTTELPESYSGTSVVQGKNSAGNPSYFGPCPPSGTHHYRFTVYALPAPTGLNHGASLDQAREAVSLALAQGRLTGLYSR
- a CDS encoding winged helix-turn-helix transcriptional regulator, producing MTAEQTLPEAMRWSTANCTISRTMEILGEKWTFHVLREVFLGVRRFEDIRARTDIPRQVLTDRLTRLIDRGLLHRVPYRVPGQRERSEYRLTEAGLDLYPVLVALVQWGDQHLPIPGGPPLVAHHRGCEAEVQVVLRCQAGHEPTPRETAFRPGPTAQEA
- a CDS encoding class I SAM-dependent methyltransferase, which gives rise to MDSTDPKDLVRRGYDAVSARYDEVYGAETKYEALLSEICELVPVGGAVLDVGCGSGVPVARTLATAGYRVVGIDLSEVQVRRAREQVPAAEFIHADVMTASFDPASFDAVVSLFALIHLPLAEQQDLLGRIAGWPRPGGHFVATTGHGEWTGTEENRLGGGAPMWWSHGDAATNRSWIRQAGLEIDREDFLPEGTGGHALFWAHRPGNPT
- a CDS encoding Vms1/Ankzf1 family peptidyl-tRNA hydrolase, producing MDISRLTPVYEAGGPFATVTLDVSHDSETAAREHELRVRDAGSDLDRQGAPEAVIRAVTDPLAENPAEPAPQARTVVGNRDGVRFDELVHRQVDQAAVSWSALPDLAGWVRLAQGNIRFVLALVDHVGGDVAVYRSEVPEPEFATTAGGETYHVHKVPVGGWSALRYQHETENVWRRNADAVGDEVESRVREGVKLVLVAGDARSVSHLLNRLEKVQATVVRLDSGGRADDGGGEAMRQAIREALQEYAVARQLELVHRLKDRLGQGFAVATGVRDVADAFVQGQVETLLLDPDGAADHELLPKDHPGLVLGDVPEDEAVRADQALLAAAALTSAEVTALPLVAIAGTPAAALLRWDNHES